A genomic segment from Nitrospira sp. MA-1 encodes:
- the guaB gene encoding IMP dehydrogenase, translating to MLEKQLRIGLTFDDVVLVPRHSNIIPSDVDPSTQLTRNIRINIPILSAAMDTVTEGRLAIAIAREGGIGIIHRALSPDVQASEVDKVKKSESGMILSPITISPDHTIRDAHHLMSTYRISGIPVTKDSKLVGILTNRDLRFENRLDLKVSQVMTKNNLVTAPEGTGLDQAQAILHEHRIEKLPVVNDQFELKGLITIKDIQKKIKYPFACKDAHGRLRVGAAVGVGPDVEERLERLTKAGIDLIVVDTAHGHSQSVLDKVKDIKSRYPDLELMAGNVATSAATLDLIKAGADAIKVGVGPGSICTTRIVSGAGVPQLTAVADCATVAKEHQIPLIADGGIKYSGDLTKALAAGASCVMIGSLFAGTEESPGETVLYQGRTYKEYRGMGSLGAMERGGKDRYFQEGRETSKLVPEGIEARVPYKGNLAVMVYQLVGGLKAGMGYCGCRTIEELQQNAQFLQLTSAGLREAHVHDVVITKEAPNYRAD from the coding sequence ATGTTGGAGAAACAATTACGAATAGGGCTCACTTTTGATGACGTGGTTTTGGTCCCACGCCATTCAAATATCATTCCATCTGATGTGGATCCCTCCACCCAACTCACTCGAAATATTCGTATCAATATCCCCATTCTGAGCGCGGCCATGGACACCGTCACCGAAGGGCGATTGGCCATTGCGATAGCGCGGGAAGGGGGGATTGGAATTATTCACCGTGCACTCTCCCCTGACGTGCAGGCCTCAGAAGTCGATAAGGTCAAAAAATCAGAAAGCGGGATGATCCTTTCTCCGATTACCATCTCCCCGGATCATACTATTCGCGATGCTCACCATCTCATGTCGACCTATCGCATATCCGGAATCCCTGTAACCAAAGATAGCAAATTGGTTGGAATCTTAACGAATCGAGACCTTCGTTTTGAAAACCGTCTGGATCTCAAAGTTTCCCAGGTTATGACGAAAAACAACCTAGTGACTGCCCCTGAGGGCACTGGATTAGACCAAGCCCAGGCAATCCTTCATGAGCATCGCATTGAAAAACTTCCGGTAGTGAATGATCAATTTGAGCTAAAAGGGTTGATCACCATTAAAGACATTCAGAAAAAAATCAAATATCCTTTTGCCTGCAAAGATGCGCACGGGCGTCTGCGCGTTGGCGCGGCCGTCGGGGTCGGACCTGATGTAGAAGAACGGCTGGAACGGCTCACAAAAGCTGGAATTGACCTAATCGTTGTCGATACCGCTCATGGGCACTCTCAAAGCGTCTTGGACAAAGTCAAAGACATTAAATCCCGCTATCCGGACCTGGAGCTGATGGCAGGAAATGTCGCAACTTCTGCTGCCACGCTGGATCTCATTAAGGCCGGAGCAGATGCCATTAAAGTTGGAGTCGGGCCAGGCTCAATCTGCACCACCAGAATTGTATCAGGAGCCGGAGTCCCTCAACTAACGGCAGTGGCCGATTGTGCCACCGTCGCCAAAGAACACCAAATACCCTTAATTGCTGATGGAGGCATCAAATACTCGGGAGATCTCACCAAGGCCCTCGCGGCCGGGGCCTCTTGCGTGATGATCGGATCACTTTTTGCCGGAACCGAAGAATCGCCAGGTGAAACCGTTTTGTATCAGGGCCGAACCTACAAAGAATACCGGGGGATGGGATCACTGGGAGCCATGGAACGAGGAGGAAAGGATCGCTACTTTCAAGAAGGCCGCGAAACTTCCAAATTAGTTCCCGAAGGCATTGAAGCCAGAGTTCCCTATAAAGGAAATCTCGCGGTCATGGTCTATCAATTAGTCGGAGGGCTGAAGGCAGGAATGGGGTACTGCGGATGTCGGACAATCGAAGAACTTCAACAGAATGCTCAGTTCCTTCAGCTCACCTCTGCAGGGCTTCGGGAGGCCCACGTTCATGATGTGGTGATTACCAAAGAGGCCCCAAATTATCGGGCTGACTAA
- a CDS encoding cold shock domain-containing protein, whose protein sequence is MRSKGTVKWFNDRKGFGFIQVEGGQDVFVHYSALQEDGFKSLKEGESVEFDLVEGAKGPQAANVTKSGIGQPS, encoded by the coding sequence ATGAGAAGTAAGGGAACGGTAAAATGGTTTAATGATCGAAAAGGTTTTGGATTCATTCAAGTTGAAGGTGGACAGGACGTGTTTGTCCATTATTCCGCTCTCCAAGAAGACGGATTTAAATCCCTAAAGGAGGGGGAATCCGTCGAATTTGACTTGGTAGAAGGAGCAAAGGGTCCGCAGGCTGCCAACGTCACTAAATCAGGAATTGGCCAACCTTCGTAA
- a CDS encoding SMP-30/gluconolactonase/LRE family protein produces MTKLLDALFFENPLSRTRLLTVESGEEDWGAGQNQDANIPQAPDNLRAIPDHTRITLTWDPVPEALYYNVYFMTTKGVQIKPNELTRPVAGHEDFIPKVGITKEKANCIEGAISPYEHNDLANNFCYHYAISVVTEEGESLLSEEVMSIPSPYLSVMQIGCEGVDDGEFKSPTGIAIDKDGNIYVGDTDNHSIQKFDRSGKFLARWGDEPDSSEGKFYYPRGIATSPEGEVYVADSGNNRIQKFDSEGNIINAWGKFGFAWRGAEAGKFDVPWGVTTDSQGNLFVSDTSNARIQKFLPNGSPVLKWGRDGGYDGAFFFPRGLAVDFVGNIYIADEGNNRIQKFDARGNFLLKWGKEGNAPGQFKAPWGVACDPLGYVYIVDSGNHRVQKFDSSGTYLTSWGNRGLTEGQLNFPSGIAVDKEGYVYVIDSGNHRLTKFAPTEEELNRGKQEKRVSSDLTAPINLAVKPGDTENILSWLEVPNAVSYNLYFSTEPNVSTETSTKIEGVTTPYIHSGLTNDTPYFYAMTSVTEEGAESQLSEEQTAIPVLIDISAPQNPDIVINHGAYMTNSPDMVATISAKDVDSGVAAYFISENPMTPSGTMPGWVEVEPEQKFGATIPFTTSPTDGTKTVYVWFKDANNNVSVPASTHILLNTSGYICATKWGKPGRGASLLHGGEFISPLYGLTIDRQGSLFVVDNGNNRVQKFDRNGNFILLWGSFGAANGGFNNPTGIACDGNGNVYVADTNNHRIQKFDGKLGHYMMKLGSRGNGEGQFNAPWGVAVDRVRGYLYVVDSANFRIQKFDETGEFIMQWGSFGNGDGQFYFARGIAVDQTDGTVYIVDMGNHRIQKFDTSSNVLPQLLTKWGGGIGPGHASSAQAQEPGQFRSPWGVAVDESGDVFISDTGNQRIQKFDRDGNFITQWGGFGSQDGQFNFPYGIGADSRGHIYSVDSGNMRVQEFMQADEAEDHFQEEETMAFIPEAAE; encoded by the coding sequence ATGACAAAACTTCTCGATGCCTTATTTTTTGAAAACCCGCTATCTCGAACCAGGTTGTTGACCGTAGAAAGTGGGGAGGAAGACTGGGGAGCAGGACAAAACCAGGATGCCAATATTCCTCAGGCACCAGACAACTTACGTGCTATCCCTGATCATACGCGTATTACCCTCACATGGGATCCTGTCCCTGAAGCCCTGTATTACAACGTTTATTTCATGACCACCAAAGGCGTTCAAATTAAGCCAAATGAACTGACCAGACCAGTCGCAGGGCATGAGGATTTTATCCCAAAAGTTGGGATTACAAAAGAAAAAGCCAATTGCATTGAAGGAGCGATATCTCCTTATGAACATAACGACTTAGCCAATAACTTCTGTTACCACTATGCAATCTCTGTGGTCACAGAAGAGGGTGAAAGTCTATTGTCTGAGGAAGTAATGTCGATTCCCTCCCCCTATCTCTCCGTAATGCAAATCGGATGTGAAGGCGTCGACGATGGAGAATTCAAATCACCAACCGGCATTGCTATTGATAAAGACGGAAATATCTATGTCGGCGATACAGACAATCATTCAATTCAGAAGTTTGACCGATCGGGAAAATTTCTTGCACGTTGGGGGGACGAACCCGATTCAAGCGAAGGAAAATTTTATTACCCACGTGGCATCGCCACCTCACCAGAAGGAGAGGTGTATGTGGCCGACAGTGGGAACAATCGCATCCAAAAATTTGATTCAGAAGGTAATATTATCAACGCATGGGGGAAATTTGGTTTTGCCTGGCGAGGGGCGGAAGCCGGGAAATTTGATGTCCCTTGGGGTGTTACCACCGATTCCCAAGGCAACCTGTTTGTCTCTGATACCAGCAATGCAAGAATTCAAAAATTCCTGCCAAACGGATCCCCTGTGCTCAAGTGGGGCCGTGACGGGGGATATGACGGGGCGTTCTTTTTTCCTCGCGGACTCGCAGTTGACTTTGTAGGGAATATTTATATTGCTGATGAGGGGAACAATCGGATTCAAAAGTTTGATGCACGCGGTAACTTTCTCCTGAAGTGGGGAAAGGAAGGGAATGCCCCTGGCCAATTCAAAGCCCCATGGGGAGTCGCCTGCGACCCGTTGGGATATGTGTACATTGTCGACAGCGGAAATCACCGTGTCCAAAAATTTGATTCTAGCGGAACCTATCTAACTTCATGGGGAAATCGTGGATTAACCGAAGGACAGCTGAATTTCCCGTCAGGGATCGCAGTAGACAAAGAGGGATATGTATACGTAATAGACAGCGGCAACCATCGTTTAACCAAGTTTGCCCCAACAGAAGAAGAACTCAATCGTGGCAAACAAGAAAAACGGGTTTCCAGCGATCTTACCGCCCCCATCAACCTTGCCGTTAAGCCGGGGGATACGGAAAACATCCTTAGTTGGCTCGAAGTTCCCAATGCCGTCAGTTACAACCTCTATTTTAGTACGGAACCCAATGTCTCTACAGAAACTTCAACAAAGATTGAAGGCGTGACCACCCCCTATATTCATAGTGGTCTCACGAATGACACGCCATATTTTTATGCCATGACTTCGGTCACTGAAGAAGGAGCAGAAAGCCAGCTTTCTGAGGAACAGACCGCTATTCCGGTTCTGATCGACATTTCGGCACCTCAAAATCCTGACATCGTCATAAACCATGGCGCTTACATGACCAATAGTCCCGACATGGTCGCCACCATCTCAGCTAAAGACGTAGATAGCGGGGTGGCTGCCTATTTCATCTCTGAAAACCCCATGACTCCAAGCGGGACCATGCCTGGGTGGGTTGAGGTGGAGCCGGAACAAAAATTTGGAGCCACGATTCCTTTTACCACCTCTCCAACAGATGGAACAAAAACCGTCTACGTTTGGTTTAAAGATGCCAACAATAACGTTTCCGTTCCGGCCAGCACCCATATCCTTCTCAATACATCTGGGTATATTTGCGCCACAAAGTGGGGAAAACCAGGCCGGGGAGCCTCTCTTCTCCATGGAGGAGAATTTATTAGCCCTCTATACGGGCTGACGATTGATCGCCAAGGGTCATTATTTGTGGTTGATAACGGGAACAACCGAGTTCAGAAATTCGACCGTAATGGCAATTTCATCCTCCTATGGGGAAGTTTCGGTGCCGCTAATGGCGGTTTCAATAATCCAACCGGTATCGCATGTGATGGGAATGGCAATGTATATGTGGCAGACACCAATAACCATCGGATTCAAAAATTTGATGGGAAATTAGGGCATTACATGATGAAACTCGGATCCCGTGGTAATGGCGAAGGACAGTTTAATGCTCCATGGGGTGTAGCGGTCGACCGAGTCCGCGGGTACCTGTATGTCGTCGATAGTGCCAACTTTCGGATTCAAAAGTTTGATGAAACCGGAGAATTTATCATGCAGTGGGGAAGCTTTGGTAATGGGGACGGGCAGTTTTATTTTGCGCGAGGCATTGCGGTAGATCAAACCGATGGAACTGTCTACATAGTCGATATGGGGAATCATCGGATTCAAAAATTTGATACCAGCTCAAACGTCCTCCCTCAATTACTCACCAAGTGGGGCGGTGGAATTGGACCTGGTCATGCCAGCAGCGCTCAGGCACAAGAACCTGGACAATTCCGATCACCCTGGGGTGTGGCGGTAGACGAATCAGGTGACGTATTCATCAGTGATACCGGCAACCAACGCATCCAAAAGTTTGATCGGGACGGTAACTTTATCACCCAATGGGGTGGCTTCGGCTCCCAGGATGGCCAATTCAACTTTCCCTATGGAATAGGGGCTGACTCCAGAGGACACATTTATTCCGTTGACAGCGGCAATATGCGAGTTCAGGAATTCATGCAGGCAGATGAGGCCGAAGATCACTTCCAAGAAGAGGAAACGATGGCCTTTATTCCGGAAGCAGCCGAATAG